From Pseudomonadota bacterium, a single genomic window includes:
- a CDS encoding sigma 54-interacting transcriptional regulator: protein MTEFANEISLKKEDFDLLYEISTSISAIHNLDEMLRDVLLKIKDAFHIDGASIALHDHLQKEFYFIQTVEEQINDSLKHSNDMRFSDSYGVAGWVFKSQESVLIEDVSQDKRFTNELDIQKNMATHSMICVPLKSRRRLLGILYVLNDQAGSLTEKTLRLLEILSSTIAVAIENAQLYGDLQLHAKTLESENIHLKTKQQDHFNKQGIIGSSVALQRVFTLMSKVVTTTTSVLIQGETGTGKELIAKAIHYNGILKNKPFMAENCAALSENLLESELFGHVKGAFTGAVSEKKGLFELANGGTVFLDEIADMPVAMQSKLLRVLQERQVRPVGGSTYRQVDFRFISAANRDLFEEVKKGNFREDLFYRIQAFPIVLPPLRERKEDIILLASHFLKKYAAKFNRPVVRLTPGTLNILMQHVWPGNIRELEHEIERALTLADESEDITAAYLSERVRGVHYPADQELESSSSLPDAVTRLERQMIIDALGQTGGNRSRAARLIGLTRQGLLNKINRYKIESRR, encoded by the coding sequence GTGACTGAGTTTGCCAATGAAATTTCCCTTAAAAAAGAAGATTTCGATCTGCTCTATGAGATTTCTACCTCAATTAGCGCAATTCATAATCTAGATGAAATGCTGCGTGACGTGTTATTAAAAATAAAAGACGCCTTTCATATTGATGGTGCATCAATCGCTCTACATGACCATCTACAGAAGGAGTTTTACTTTATCCAAACTGTGGAAGAGCAAATAAATGATAGCCTGAAACACTCTAATGACATGCGTTTTTCCGACAGCTACGGGGTGGCGGGATGGGTCTTTAAAAGCCAGGAATCAGTATTGATTGAAGATGTTTCTCAAGATAAACGATTTACCAATGAGTTAGATATTCAGAAAAACATGGCTACCCATTCTATGATTTGTGTTCCCCTGAAAAGTCGCAGACGACTACTGGGAATACTCTATGTGTTGAACGACCAAGCCGGTTCACTTACGGAAAAAACTCTGCGTTTGTTAGAAATTCTCTCAAGCACCATCGCCGTTGCCATTGAAAACGCTCAACTTTATGGCGATCTCCAGCTTCATGCTAAAACCCTTGAATCGGAAAATATTCACCTGAAAACAAAACAGCAGGATCACTTTAACAAGCAGGGAATCATCGGTTCCAGTGTTGCCTTACAGCGGGTTTTTACCTTGATGAGTAAAGTTGTAACCACCACCACATCCGTTTTAATTCAAGGTGAAACCGGCACCGGGAAAGAACTTATTGCCAAGGCTATACATTACAATGGCATCCTGAAAAACAAACCGTTTATGGCGGAAAATTGCGCTGCTCTTTCCGAAAATCTTCTCGAAAGCGAGCTTTTCGGTCATGTTAAAGGGGCCTTTACCGGAGCCGTCAGCGAAAAAAAAGGGTTGTTTGAACTGGCTAATGGCGGCACGGTATTTCTTGATGAAATTGCTGATATGCCGGTTGCGATGCAGAGCAAACTACTGCGAGTGCTGCAGGAGAGACAAGTACGTCCGGTGGGTGGCAGCACCTATCGACAAGTTGATTTCAGATTTATTTCCGCCGCAAATAGAGATCTATTTGAAGAGGTGAAGAAAGGTAATTTCAGGGAGGATCTTTTTTACCGAATCCAAGCATTTCCTATTGTACTGCCCCCTTTACGAGAACGAAAAGAAGATATCATCCTCCTGGCATCACATTTTTTGAAAAAATATGCCGCTAAGTTCAACCGGCCGGTAGTGCGTTTGACACCGGGGACATTGAATATATTGATGCAGCATGTTTGGCCGGGTAATATCCGTGAGCTCGAACATGAAATCGAACGTGCCTTGACCCTGGCGGATGAGAGTGAAGATATAACCGCAGCCTATCTTTCAGAGCGGGTTAGGGGAGTGCATTACCCGGCTGACCAAGAGCTCGAATCATCAAGCAGCCTGCCGGACGCTGTCACTCGCCTGGAACGGCAGATGATAATCGACGCTCTTGGCCAAACCGGTGGCAATCGCTCTCGGGCGGCCCGCTTGATTGGCCTGACCCGCCAGGGCCTGCTAAATAAGATCAACCGCTACAAAATCGAATCGAGAAGATAG